In the genome of Hyphobacterium sp. CCMP332, one region contains:
- a CDS encoding glycosyltransferase family 2 protein, whose product MNSKGKISVIMPVFNAEQFVGESIKSVLNQSWQDWELIIINDGSNDQSQSIIDSFTDERIKRVNQINEGVSSARNKGVKLSEGNYICFLDADDVFTIDSLESRIEIFKRSEEIMFVDGSVEVYDSQLNNLQKSWKPSFRGEPFNDLVNLNGKTFFGPTWMIRKSGIKGIQLNESMSHAEDLLYYIEAARNGGKYDYTEEVILKYRSGNESAMKNLKGLEKGYEILISELSRMEEISASQLITIKKKIKYMMVKAYLRDFDIFSAISVYLNK is encoded by the coding sequence ATGAATTCGAAAGGGAAAATATCTGTCATAATGCCGGTTTTTAATGCTGAACAATTTGTTGGGGAGAGCATAAAATCTGTTCTTAATCAGAGTTGGCAGGATTGGGAATTGATCATCATCAACGACGGAAGCAATGATCAAAGTCAAAGTATCATCGACAGTTTTACAGATGAACGTATCAAAAGGGTAAATCAAATTAATGAAGGCGTATCTTCTGCCAGAAATAAAGGCGTGAAGCTATCCGAAGGAAACTATATCTGTTTCTTGGATGCCGATGATGTATTTACCATAGACAGTTTAGAATCCAGAATAGAAATTTTTAAAAGGTCTGAAGAAATTATGTTTGTAGACGGTTCGGTTGAAGTTTATGACAGTCAATTAAATAATTTGCAAAAATCCTGGAAACCCTCATTTCGCGGGGAGCCTTTTAATGATCTTGTTAATTTAAACGGAAAAACATTTTTCGGGCCCACCTGGATGATTCGCAAATCAGGTATTAAGGGAATTCAACTAAATGAATCGATGTCGCATGCTGAAGATTTGCTGTATTATATTGAGGCAGCCAGAAATGGTGGCAAATACGATTATACAGAAGAGGTAATATTAAAATACAGAAGTGGCAATGAATCTGCAATGAAAAATCTCAAAGGACTTGAAAAAGGCTATGAGATCTTAATATCGGAATTGTCCCGAATGGAAGAAATATCTGCTTCTCAACTCATAACTATTAAGAAAAAAATAAAATACATGATGGTAAAGGCTTATTTGAGGGATTTTGACATTTTTTCGGCAATTTCAGTTTATCTAAATAAATGA
- a CDS encoding glycosyltransferase family 4 protein: MDQTILYTPFYFWSIVELIHFIWLFRKLVINRYSEKFDVINFHIAYPMLVYWKYLKKKVQKPVLISEHWSAYKNNFGIKKELPQIKNIFCQNLPLAAVSETLIKDIRSFSNCQFKSFVIPNIVDSKVFYPSKLNEKSSNNFLMCSFWKSPKRPFLVLKAFKKHLESNRDIQLSIIGSGPLIKSIEKWIIENQVQNNITLLGAKNSEEIGEIMRSSEAFLHPSAYETFSVVCAEALACGLPVIASNVGALPEVVSDKGLLVENNEESWYNAIKTFLEGKFKDSATRSNPYDKKTIGKKYFDTLKSVINESD, from the coding sequence TTGGATCAAACAATTCTATATACACCCTTTTATTTTTGGTCAATTGTTGAATTGATCCATTTCATCTGGTTGTTCCGAAAACTTGTGATAAACAGGTATTCTGAAAAATTTGATGTCATCAATTTCCATATCGCCTATCCCATGTTGGTATATTGGAAATATTTAAAAAAGAAAGTTCAAAAACCGGTTTTAATCTCTGAACATTGGAGTGCTTACAAAAATAATTTTGGCATCAAGAAAGAATTGCCGCAGATAAAAAACATCTTTTGTCAGAATCTGCCATTGGCTGCGGTATCTGAAACACTAATTAAGGATATTCGCTCATTTTCAAACTGTCAATTCAAATCTTTTGTCATTCCGAATATTGTAGATTCAAAAGTGTTTTACCCCTCGAAATTGAATGAAAAAAGCAGCAACAATTTTCTGATGTGCAGTTTTTGGAAGTCTCCAAAAAGACCTTTTCTGGTTCTAAAAGCATTCAAAAAACATCTAGAATCAAATCGGGATATTCAATTGTCAATAATTGGATCCGGGCCATTGATAAAAAGTATTGAGAAATGGATCATTGAAAATCAAGTTCAAAATAATATTACCCTTTTGGGAGCAAAAAATAGTGAGGAGATTGGCGAGATTATGCGATCTAGTGAGGCATTCCTTCACCCCAGTGCCTATGAAACCTTTTCAGTCGTTTGTGCTGAAGCTTTGGCCTGCGGTCTACCCGTTATTGCATCAAATGTCGGTGCATTGCCCGAAGTAGTTTCAGATAAGGGTTTACTTGTAGAAAATAATGAAGAAAGCTGGTACAATGCGATAAAAACCTTTTTAGAAGGCAAATTCAAGGATTCTGCTACAAGGTCAAATCCTTATGATAAAAAGACCATAGGTAAAAAATATTTTGACACGCTTAAATCAGTCATCAATGAATCTGACTGA
- a CDS encoding ATP-binding cassette domain-containing protein — protein sequence MGELAIKAQNLGKAYSIGSSRSGELRHSIGNKLRSLIKPDASSKEEFWALKEISFDIKQGEAVGIVGRNGAGKSTLLKLLSRITDPSTGRFEINGRVSSLLEVGTGFHPELSGRENIFLNGTILGMTRAEIKSKFDEIIDFSGVEKFIETPVKHYSSGMKVRLAFSVAAHLEPEILIVDEVLAVGDAEFQKKCLGKMDEVSKEGGRTVFFVSHNLAAVSTLCSRGMLLEKGRLIEDAEVNDVIRTYVSRNRSNTDKDKLINLDHRKGEGHFIVEQIKILNKDKEYAQIVKTGEEVIFEVFLNRKLNKNEGAFRIDFAIDTEQDMRIAWFSSQAINNSINSEFDRIYLKIPKFQFGRGTYYLTFYATLNGALADYIHQGFAFEVEEGDFFGTGKIIPKTQTFIYTEHQISSN from the coding sequence ATGGGAGAATTGGCAATTAAAGCACAAAATCTTGGAAAAGCTTATTCTATTGGAAGCAGTCGCAGCGGAGAACTGCGCCATAGTATCGGAAATAAACTGCGGTCTTTGATAAAACCGGATGCTTCCAGCAAAGAGGAATTCTGGGCCTTAAAAGAAATTTCATTTGATATAAAACAAGGTGAAGCTGTTGGCATTGTTGGAAGAAACGGAGCAGGAAAAAGTACCTTATTAAAATTACTCTCGCGGATTACTGATCCGAGCACGGGTCGTTTTGAAATTAATGGCAGAGTTTCTTCATTGCTCGAAGTGGGTACCGGATTTCACCCGGAACTAAGCGGTAGAGAAAATATTTTTCTCAACGGAACGATTTTGGGAATGACCAGGGCGGAAATTAAATCAAAATTTGATGAAATCATCGATTTCAGCGGGGTTGAAAAATTTATTGAAACACCGGTGAAACACTATAGCAGTGGAATGAAAGTGCGACTGGCTTTTTCTGTGGCCGCACACCTGGAACCGGAAATACTCATTGTCGATGAAGTTCTTGCAGTTGGTGATGCTGAATTTCAAAAGAAATGCCTTGGGAAAATGGATGAAGTCAGTAAAGAAGGCGGAAGAACCGTGTTTTTTGTAAGTCATAATCTGGCAGCCGTAAGCACACTTTGCAGTAGGGGTATGTTGCTTGAAAAAGGTAGGTTAATCGAAGATGCCGAGGTGAACGATGTTATTCGAACCTATGTTTCGCGCAATCGATCAAATACTGATAAGGACAAACTAATTAACCTGGATCATAGAAAGGGAGAAGGACATTTTATAGTTGAGCAAATTAAAATTCTGAATAAGGATAAGGAATACGCTCAGATTGTTAAAACGGGTGAAGAAGTGATATTTGAGGTGTTTTTAAATCGCAAACTCAATAAAAACGAAGGGGCATTTCGTATAGATTTTGCAATTGATACAGAACAGGATATGCGTATAGCCTGGTTTAGTTCTCAAGCTATCAATAATTCTATTAATTCCGAATTTGATAGAATTTATCTTAAAATACCAAAGTTCCAGTTTGGAAGAGGTACTTATTATTTAACTTTTTACGCTACATTGAATGGCGCACTCGCCGATTATATCCATCAGGGTTTTGCTTTTGAAGTAGAGGAAGGTGATTTTTTTGGTACCGGAAAAATCATTCCCAAAACTCAAACCTTTATATATACAGAACATCAAATTTCTTCCAATTGA
- a CDS encoding sulfotransferase — protein sequence MKTSTPFCIAGMHRSGTSLIAGWMHSSGIFFGHSLLKAASSNPKGHFEDEEFLEFHSKVLEREGFHRSGLTIDRNNFEFKDKEIEIAKAIIQDRMNMELWSWKEPRTSLFLDTYKQLIPNLKIIGIYRKPELVIDSLYKRLKKNKWYYTRNPIKKLEWYLDIDLNKSKWVKIFSKTYALYNEKLLNIKNVTPDEVLLFDIDVLISNPEIFEKKVNELLGMDLKLIPFEDFYEEKYISKKSEGFNFTPDENSQLIYTELQKLSD from the coding sequence ATGAAGACATCCACACCATTCTGTATTGCAGGAATGCACCGATCGGGAACTTCGCTGATTGCAGGCTGGATGCACAGTTCCGGGATTTTCTTTGGCCATTCGCTTCTCAAAGCGGCGAGTTCTAATCCCAAAGGGCATTTTGAAGATGAGGAGTTTTTGGAATTTCATTCAAAAGTTCTTGAAAGGGAGGGTTTTCATCGTTCAGGGCTTACCATCGATCGAAACAATTTCGAATTTAAGGACAAAGAAATTGAAATTGCCAAGGCAATTATTCAAGACAGGATGAACATGGAACTTTGGTCATGGAAAGAACCACGAACCAGTTTATTTCTTGACACATATAAACAACTCATTCCTAATTTAAAGATCATTGGAATTTACAGAAAACCAGAATTGGTTATAGATTCCTTGTATAAAAGGTTGAAAAAAAATAAATGGTATTACACCAGAAACCCCATAAAAAAATTGGAATGGTATCTGGATATAGACCTGAACAAATCAAAATGGGTTAAGATATTTTCCAAAACCTACGCCCTGTACAATGAAAAACTTCTGAATATTAAGAATGTTACGCCCGATGAGGTTCTGTTATTTGATATTGACGTATTAATTTCTAATCCTGAAATTTTTGAAAAGAAGGTGAATGAATTGCTCGGTATGGATTTAAAATTAATCCCTTTCGAAGATTTCTACGAAGAAAAATATATCAGTAAAAAGAGTGAAGGTTTTAATTTCACCCCCGATGAAAATTCACAATTAATCTATACAGAACTACAAAAATTATCCGATTAG
- a CDS encoding glycosyltransferase family 2 protein yields the protein MPSNKPGLSVLLSAYNSEKFIQQAIESILNQSFEDFELLIADDGSSDNTKSIIDSFSDHRIIRSHNSSNKGKINTCNRLFTLAKGDFVSIHDADDYSHKDRFAKQLQFIKSKSLAMCGTDFVNLTESGKILQTIKMPNDIEVIKQNFLKVSQFHGPTMMIQKDVVEQVGGLYRFFRNKEDVDLAVRITERFPVDNLNEALYYYRNHPASLSKQGYDFLKFEGMKAIEFLHNERMHSEDYSDSLMKSDRSAFEQFLKQLEKPYRIDKGLIYRKSAAHNMYFNFFRAAISQSFKAIAIDPFRIINYRTFLYCVRKSVFKI from the coding sequence ATGCCTTCAAATAAACCCGGTTTATCGGTCTTACTTTCTGCTTATAATTCTGAAAAATTCATACAGCAGGCAATCGAAAGTATTTTAAATCAAAGTTTTGAAGACTTTGAATTATTAATAGCAGACGATGGATCCTCAGATAATACAAAGTCTATTATTGACAGTTTTTCCGACCATCGGATCATTCGAAGTCATAATTCTTCTAACAAAGGAAAAATCAATACTTGTAATCGCCTTTTTACACTTGCCAAAGGAGACTTTGTAAGCATTCATGATGCTGATGACTATTCCCATAAGGATCGCTTTGCGAAACAGTTACAATTTATAAAAAGTAAGTCACTGGCTATGTGCGGTACCGATTTTGTAAATCTTACAGAAAGCGGGAAAATCCTTCAGACCATTAAAATGCCCAATGATATTGAAGTGATTAAACAAAATTTTTTAAAAGTCAGTCAGTTTCACGGCCCGACAATGATGATTCAAAAAGATGTCGTGGAACAAGTGGGAGGGCTTTATCGCTTTTTTAGAAACAAGGAAGATGTTGATCTGGCAGTGCGTATTACTGAACGCTTTCCTGTCGACAATTTGAACGAAGCCTTATATTATTACAGAAACCACCCAGCATCTCTTTCAAAACAAGGTTATGATTTTTTAAAATTTGAAGGAATGAAGGCCATTGAATTTCTTCACAATGAAAGAATGCATTCGGAGGATTATTCTGATTCTTTGATGAAGTCGGATAGAAGCGCTTTTGAACAGTTTTTAAAACAATTGGAAAAACCGTATCGCATCGATAAGGGATTAATCTATCGTAAATCTGCGGCGCATAATATGTATTTCAATTTTTTCCGGGCAGCCATTTCACAATCTTTCAAAGCCATTGCGATTGATCCTTTTCGCATTATTAATTACCGTACTTTTCTATATTGTGTCCGAAAATCGGTATTCAAAATTTAA
- a CDS encoding sulfotransferase produces MRYIFILGCHKSGTSLLRSLFDGHPDLNVVPIESHFIEHLGISGIYPLRKNDNHNLNFYDSLFKLLKEYNESKSTYSDINVAGKINFEILEAHKNKLNNKDMPKAFEYMCKSIFEALELNFKEGHSIVEKSVENFQYASYLKMLYPNSIFIHILRNPYANLVSLRKFKTRANFPSLPELVESINLSFSYALNNVNIISDYFIIKYEALILEAENTMQELMQKINIPFDPILLKPSSMGDEWAGNSMYSNEMKNISNQNMNRWKKEIFPIEAALVNSKLSEHIKKWDYESFQLKQSAYNKAKGETIKTYLRNRLYLYL; encoded by the coding sequence ATGAGGTATATTTTTATTCTGGGTTGTCATAAATCCGGAACTTCATTATTGCGTAGTCTTTTTGATGGCCATCCTGATTTAAATGTGGTCCCAATTGAGTCCCATTTTATAGAACATTTAGGGATATCGGGAATATACCCATTGCGGAAAAATGACAATCATAATTTAAATTTTTACGATTCCCTTTTTAAGCTTCTTAAAGAATACAATGAATCCAAATCTACCTATTCAGATATTAATGTAGCTGGTAAAATCAATTTTGAGATTTTAGAAGCACATAAAAATAAACTGAATAACAAAGACATGCCAAAAGCTTTTGAATACATGTGTAAAAGCATTTTTGAAGCTCTGGAATTGAATTTTAAGGAAGGACATAGCATAGTTGAAAAATCTGTCGAAAATTTTCAATATGCCTCTTATCTCAAAATGCTTTACCCCAATAGCATATTTATTCATATTTTAAGAAACCCCTATGCCAATCTTGTCTCTTTGAGAAAATTCAAAACAAGAGCAAATTTTCCTTCTCTTCCGGAATTGGTGGAAAGTATAAATCTCTCATTTTCCTATGCTTTAAATAATGTAAACATCATTTCGGATTATTTTATTATAAAATATGAAGCCCTGATTTTAGAAGCTGAAAATACCATGCAGGAACTGATGCAAAAAATTAATATCCCTTTTGATCCAATACTTTTAAAACCGAGTTCTATGGGAGATGAATGGGCAGGTAACAGTATGTATTCCAATGAAATGAAGAATATTTCAAATCAAAATATGAACCGATGGAAAAAGGAAATATTTCCCATTGAAGCCGCACTTGTTAATTCTAAATTGTCGGAACATATAAAAAAATGGGATTATGAATCCTTTCAATTAAAGCAATCTGCTTACAATAAAGCAAAAGGAGAAACGATTAAGACTTATCTTCGCAACAGATTGTACTTATATTTATAA
- a CDS encoding glycosyltransferase: protein MKKISVLCPYPIGLAPSQRFRIEAFVLNSNQEDVEFSIKPFLSESAYQRLYLPGYTISKFFYVLMGFVKRFGDLIECLSSDFILIHREASPLGPPVFEWVLAKVLRKKIIFDFDDAIWLKNTSDQNKISAGLKWSQKFISICKWSYKIAAGNAYLAQKAREFNNHVILLPTVVNTDKSYIPQKQSSNQITIGWTGSHSTSSYVNPILPVLTKLHDNSPFRFLFISNQPPEFSLPFMEYRKWNKENEIRDLNEIDIGIMPLPVNEWTKGKCGFKLIQYQALEIPAVSTNLAPNDKIVIQNSSGFLCNGDEEWLQALEKLLNNKDLRDKFGKSGRKQIIKNYSIGAYSDTFFKLFS from the coding sequence TTGAAAAAGATTAGTGTCTTATGTCCATATCCAATAGGTCTTGCCCCTTCGCAAAGATTTAGAATTGAGGCTTTTGTACTAAATTCCAATCAAGAGGATGTTGAATTTTCGATCAAGCCTTTTTTATCAGAAAGTGCCTATCAAAGATTATATCTTCCCGGATATACCATTAGCAAGTTCTTTTATGTACTTATGGGCTTTGTAAAAAGATTCGGAGATTTGATTGAATGCCTTTCATCAGATTTCATTCTGATTCACAGGGAAGCCAGCCCTTTGGGCCCGCCTGTATTTGAATGGGTTCTTGCCAAAGTATTGAGAAAGAAAATCATTTTTGATTTTGATGATGCCATTTGGTTAAAAAATACTTCTGATCAAAACAAAATTTCAGCGGGCTTAAAATGGAGTCAAAAATTTATTTCAATCTGCAAATGGTCATATAAAATTGCTGCTGGAAATGCCTATCTGGCTCAAAAAGCCAGAGAATTTAATAATCATGTGATTTTATTGCCTACGGTTGTAAACACAGATAAATCATATATCCCTCAAAAGCAAAGTTCAAATCAAATAACAATTGGCTGGACGGGTTCTCATTCCACTTCATCCTATGTGAATCCAATTTTACCGGTTCTTACAAAGCTGCATGATAACTCTCCCTTTCGTTTTTTATTTATTTCAAATCAGCCACCTGAATTTTCACTTCCTTTTATGGAATACAGAAAATGGAATAAAGAAAATGAAATCCGTGACCTGAATGAAATTGACATAGGTATCATGCCATTGCCGGTCAATGAATGGACAAAAGGCAAATGTGGTTTTAAACTCATACAATATCAGGCGCTTGAAATTCCGGCAGTTTCGACAAATCTCGCACCTAATGACAAAATTGTTATTCAAAATTCTTCTGGATTTTTATGTAATGGTGATGAAGAGTGGCTTCAAGCTCTTGAAAAACTTCTCAACAACAAAGACTTAAGAGACAAGTTCGGAAAATCAGGAAGAAAACAGATAATAAAAAATTATTCCATCGGAGCTTATTCAGACACCTTTTTTAAGCTCTTTTCCTAA
- a CDS encoding glycosyltransferase family 2 protein → MSEFQKMDLSIVIINYNTMALTINCIESIYKETNTHQFEIIVIDNASKENPQQISKRFPEVKLINNKENIGFGAANNLGIEKASGKYILLLNSDTIIKDQALDKCVEFMNSDFAQSHNIGLMGCKLIYENGDHQNSVFYKNSKLQLLIRSNPFLNALSGKKTQLIKTDHFVSGVSGAFMFFRAGVFDKVKPFDPDIFMYSEETELCRNRVGKHFNIYYWTGACVIHFMGKSSNPEKAYQQNFLSFAFSLYKTSIASYLVFILALFINILSSPLLYPYFMLRKNKYELMRIKGNFVLLDYFFVKIPAMNRKWGSNKKQLRIKYFRQK, encoded by the coding sequence ATGTCTGAATTTCAAAAAATGGATTTATCCATAGTCATCATCAATTACAATACAATGGCTTTGACAATAAATTGTATTGAATCCATTTATAAGGAAACCAATACCCATCAATTTGAAATAATAGTAATCGATAATGCAAGCAAAGAAAATCCACAGCAGATTTCTAAGCGATTTCCTGAAGTTAAACTCATTAATAATAAAGAGAACATCGGATTTGGAGCGGCAAATAATCTTGGAATAGAAAAGGCCAGCGGCAAATACATATTGTTATTAAACTCAGATACCATTATTAAAGATCAGGCTCTTGATAAATGTGTGGAATTTATGAATTCCGATTTTGCGCAAAGCCATAACATCGGGCTGATGGGCTGTAAATTGATTTATGAAAATGGAGATCATCAAAATTCGGTTTTTTACAAAAATTCAAAACTCCAGCTTCTGATTAGAAGTAATCCATTTTTGAATGCCCTGTCCGGAAAGAAAACTCAATTAATTAAAACAGATCATTTTGTAAGTGGCGTCAGCGGGGCATTTATGTTTTTTCGAGCGGGTGTATTTGATAAGGTAAAACCTTTTGATCCCGATATTTTTATGTACTCCGAAGAAACTGAACTATGCCGGAATCGCGTAGGCAAGCATTTTAATATTTATTACTGGACCGGTGCCTGTGTCATTCACTTCATGGGGAAAAGCAGTAATCCTGAAAAAGCCTATCAGCAAAACTTTCTGTCTTTTGCATTTTCATTATACAAAACGAGCATCGCTTCTTACCTGGTCTTTATCTTAGCTTTATTCATCAATATTCTAAGCTCTCCACTTTTATATCCTTATTTCATGCTTCGCAAAAATAAATACGAGTTGATGAGGATTAAGGGTAATTTTGTGCTACTGGACTATTTCTTTGTCAAAATTCCGGCAATGAACCGTAAATGGGGTTCAAACAAAAAACAATTGAGAATCAAGTATTTTAGACAAAAATGA
- a CDS encoding glycosyltransferase — MKIAYLSYWGIEDGLTKASVFPNIEILASFHEVSEIFLFTIERSEFEIEQFKNQKIIHVPLVSTFRKIRFLNKLSDFLKFPLLINRRIQDNGIDVLICRGAPAGALALSISKNSNVPFIVESFEPHAEYMLESKVWSKYSLSYILEKRWEQRIKNQALALLPVSINYQKKLIEEGIKRDVYLAPCAVDHSEFEFNSEMRDKTRLNLKIDKDKKVGIYVGKFGDIYLKEEFFELIKELKNHLKDQFYFIILSPMDKSEIMDLLKRHKINFQNIAILKVDHHEVPNYLSAADYGLVTVRPSPHRKYCSPIKTGEYWANGLPVLITEDIGDDSRIITEKNVGSIIDLNDLKHSVEKFMGIFNSKNRYKWAEQIMPLAKTFRGFDFTIKAYQNIIQKIEKD, encoded by the coding sequence ATGAAAATTGCATACCTGTCATATTGGGGTATAGAAGATGGACTGACCAAAGCAAGTGTTTTTCCAAATATTGAAATATTAGCTTCATTCCATGAAGTATCCGAAATATTCTTATTTACCATTGAGCGATCAGAATTTGAAATAGAACAATTTAAGAATCAGAAAATTATACATGTTCCACTTGTTTCAACATTCAGAAAAATAAGATTTCTGAACAAGCTATCAGACTTTTTAAAATTCCCTCTGCTGATAAATAGACGAATTCAAGACAATGGGATTGATGTATTAATTTGTCGTGGTGCTCCTGCAGGTGCATTGGCACTTAGTATAAGCAAAAATAGCAATGTGCCATTTATTGTAGAATCCTTTGAACCACATGCAGAATACATGCTGGAATCAAAAGTTTGGTCAAAATATTCGCTGAGTTATATTCTGGAAAAAAGATGGGAACAGAGAATAAAAAATCAGGCATTGGCCCTATTGCCGGTATCCATCAATTATCAAAAAAAGTTAATCGAAGAGGGCATTAAAAGGGATGTTTATCTGGCGCCCTGTGCGGTCGACCATTCTGAATTTGAATTTAATTCTGAAATGAGAGATAAAACCAGATTAAATCTAAAGATTGACAAAGATAAAAAGGTTGGTATCTACGTGGGTAAATTTGGCGATATCTATTTAAAAGAAGAATTTTTTGAGCTCATAAAAGAATTAAAAAATCATCTGAAAGATCAATTCTATTTTATCATCTTATCGCCCATGGATAAAAGTGAAATAATGGATTTGTTGAAAAGGCACAAAATTAACTTTCAAAATATTGCCATTTTAAAAGTAGATCACCATGAGGTCCCGAATTATCTATCTGCCGCAGATTACGGCCTTGTGACGGTGAGACCAAGTCCCCATAGGAAGTATTGTTCACCGATAAAAACCGGTGAATACTGGGCGAATGGATTGCCTGTTTTAATCACGGAAGACATCGGTGACGATTCAAGAATAATTACAGAAAAAAATGTAGGCTCTATTATTGATCTGAATGATTTAAAGCATTCGGTGGAAAAATTTATGGGAATTTTTAACAGTAAAAATAGATACAAATGGGCTGAGCAGATAATGCCTTTGGCAAAAACCTTTCGAGGATTTGATTTCACAATAAAGGCCTATCAAAATATAATACAGAAAATTGAAAAAGATTAG
- a CDS encoding ABC transporter permease → MKLVIDAEKKGLSLDLKELFHYKDLFLILAYRDLRVRYAQTYLGLIWAFLQPATTLLIFTIVFGRAVKVDTGDIPYPVFAICGMASWAYFSFVLNQAGNSIITNQEMIKKIYFPRLVIPLSKALVGFVDFAIALLFLVALFFIYQILPSGPLYFLPLFVLITIISALAVGIWLSALTIRYRDFQHVVPFLVQFGLYATPVGYPSELIIDNLPKWGTFIFFLNPMAGAVEGFRWALLGGDPPSDFMYLSFAVVIVMFISGLYYFKSVEKVMADIV, encoded by the coding sequence TTGAAGCTAGTAATTGATGCGGAAAAGAAAGGTCTTAGCCTTGATTTAAAAGAACTATTTCATTATAAAGATTTATTCTTGATCCTAGCATACAGGGATTTAAGAGTGCGATATGCACAGACTTATTTGGGATTGATTTGGGCCTTTCTGCAGCCGGCAACTACTCTATTGATTTTTACAATTGTCTTTGGGCGTGCCGTTAAAGTAGACACCGGAGATATTCCCTATCCCGTTTTTGCCATTTGTGGAATGGCTTCATGGGCTTATTTTTCATTCGTATTAAATCAAGCAGGCAATTCGATTATTACCAACCAGGAAATGATTAAGAAAATTTACTTCCCAAGATTGGTGATTCCATTGAGTAAAGCGCTGGTAGGATTTGTCGATTTTGCCATTGCATTGCTTTTCCTTGTGGCTCTTTTCTTTATCTATCAGATATTACCTTCAGGCCCCTTATATTTTTTACCGCTCTTTGTGCTTATTACTATAATATCGGCTCTGGCCGTGGGAATTTGGTTAAGTGCCTTAACGATCAGGTACAGAGATTTTCAACATGTGGTTCCTTTTTTAGTACAATTTGGACTCTATGCTACTCCGGTTGGATACCCTTCAGAACTTATTATTGATAACCTACCAAAATGGGGCACATTTATATTCTTTTTAAACCCGATGGCAGGGGCAGTTGAAGGTTTTCGGTGGGCGCTATTAGGCGGTGATCCCCCTTCTGATTTTATGTATTTATCATTTGCGGTAGTTATTGTAATGTTTATAAGCGGGCTCTACTATTTCAAATCAGTAGAAAAAGTAATGGCAGATATTGTTTGA
- a CDS encoding FkbM family methyltransferase: MSKSGIKYRIKQKLKYHFSSDEIEKRIADINRYEEIILLDKETFSIKGDSNKFDINKHAFLLQNINIFQKLSEQDNIKILVSEGHIYCLIDELKIDVYTAEEIFIIKEIWIDGTYNLDSLQLNECVVMDVGMNVGMASLFFSTKEFVRKIYAYEPFKPTFEIAKLNIGLNKNLQNKIEFYNYGMSSKNEEIEVEYSSDHRGRTGIWGTDLVLDQIESSKKEKLELRDFNTELERIIEENPDSPLVLKIDCEGSEYDIFRSLNEALLKPVKCILMEWHKRGPDEIVKKLKSNGFSLLSFNSKSKKVGMIYAFK; this comes from the coding sequence TTGAGCAAATCGGGTATTAAATATCGAATTAAACAAAAATTAAAATATCACTTTTCATCCGATGAAATTGAAAAGCGAATCGCTGACATAAATCGATATGAAGAAATAATTTTATTAGACAAGGAAACATTCTCAATCAAAGGCGATTCAAATAAATTTGATATCAATAAGCATGCTTTCCTCCTTCAAAATATAAATATATTTCAAAAACTGTCAGAACAGGATAATATAAAAATCCTGGTGTCTGAAGGGCATATCTATTGCCTGATAGATGAACTCAAAATTGACGTTTACACGGCCGAAGAAATATTTATAATAAAGGAAATTTGGATAGACGGCACTTATAATCTCGATAGCCTCCAATTAAATGAATGTGTTGTAATGGATGTGGGAATGAACGTTGGAATGGCTTCACTCTTCTTTTCTACAAAAGAATTTGTCAGGAAAATATATGCCTACGAGCCGTTTAAGCCAACATTTGAAATTGCAAAATTGAATATTGGACTCAATAAAAATCTCCAAAACAAAATCGAATTTTATAACTATGGAATGTCTTCGAAAAACGAAGAAATAGAAGTTGAATATTCTTCTGATCATCGCGGAAGAACGGGAATCTGGGGAACGGATTTAGTTTTGGATCAAATTGAGTCTTCAAAGAAAGAAAAACTTGAGCTTCGGGATTTTAATACAGAACTTGAAAGAATTATTGAAGAAAACCCCGATTCTCCTTTAGTGTTGAAAATCGATTGTGAAGGTTCTGAATATGATATTTTTAGATCATTGAATGAAGCTCTTTTGAAACCGGTTAAGTGCATATTGATGGAATGGCATAAAAGAGGACCGGATGAGATTGTTAAAAAACTAAAATCCAATGGCTTTAGCTTACTGAGCTTTAATTCAAAAAGCAAAAAAGTCGGAATGATCTATGCCTTCAAATAA